The Haloplanus sp. GDY1 genomic sequence CGTCGTGGAGGTAGTCGAGGACGGTGTCGTACCCCCAGTCGTCGAGCCGGTCGTGAACCGCCGTGTACCGCTCGTCGGGCGCGTCACCGAACGTAAAGAGCGCCTCGGTGCAGCCGGCCGCGGCGCCGAAGCGGAGCTGCTCGCGGACCGTCTCGGGGCTCATCAGCGTCGCCTCGCCGGGGACGTCGTAGAAGGAACAGTAGGTGCAGGTGTACCGACAGGCCGTGGTGAGCGGGAGGAAGACGTTCCGGGCGAAGGTGAGTTCGGGCGCCGGGCCGACGTCCGCAGGGGTCACGCCGAGCAGGTCGTCGACCGCGCCGGCGTCGACCAGCGAGTCGGGATCGACACGCTCGTCGTCGGTTTCGGGTGCCCGCGACATGGCACCGAGTCCTCGCCCGACGGGCAAAAAGGTGTCACCTGCGGCGAGCCCGCGTCACCCGACGAACGCCAACCAGTCCCGGTCGGCGGTCGCCACGTCGACGTGTGAGTCGGCGTAGAGCCGGTCGAGGGAACGACACAGCGACTCGACGTCGTAGCTCCGCGACCCGTGGTACAGCGTGTGGTCCCGGGCCGACGTTTCGATGGTCAGCCGCGGCTTCGTGAGCAGCGACCCGGGCGTGAGCCGGATCGCCGTCATCTCGTCGGCGGGGACCTCGAAGCTCCGCTCGCCGTCGAGCAGCTGTGCCCGGGTGGCCGACCGGTACCGATCGCCAAGGTCGCGGGCGGCCCGGGCGCGGCCGTCGCGACGCAGCAGGAGCGACTTGAACGACTCCTCGGCGAACACGGCGTACACCGTCCCGGGTTCGAAGAAGAGTTCGAACTGCTCGAACGTCCGGGGTGCGATGCGGTACCACTCGCTCACCCACAGCCGGTCGTCGCCGTCCGGCGAGGAGACGACGGCCGGGGGATCGACGCTACTCCCCGTCATCGGGGGTCGAGAGCGGCGGGAGGGTCATCGTGAGTAGCGCCGCGCCGTAGGTCTTCCCCTGGGTGTCGTACCGGAGGCTGGTCTGGCCGCCCCCGTCGAGTCCCCGCTCACAGACGAAGTTGAACGCGCGGACGTTGGGCATCGGATAGCGCCGAACCTCGCCCTCGACCAGGTCGCCGAAAAACGCCGCCACCCGCTCCGCGGTGAGTTGCTCGTCGAGGCGACGGTAGCCGTCGTCGGTCCACGCGACGACGCCGACGTTGAACCGGTCACCTTTGTCGCCCGAGCGGGCGTGTGCGAGTTCGTCGAGGCGGACGGCGCGATCCGGATCGCTCGACCCGCCCGTCGCCGCCGACTCAGTCATACACCGTCACCTCGGGGGTCGCCCAGCGCTTCGAGATCAGCGTCGGCCACGCGTCGACGATCCGCCGCGGCGACGGCCGTCCCTGGTCGGTCAGTCCCGCGACCGCGGGCGGCCCGGCGAGCGAGAGCGGGGCGAACTCCATCGCCAGCCGGCGCAGATCGCTCCGGGAGTCGCTCTTCGCCGCGAACCGGAGGAGGATCTCGTTGTAGGACTCCCGCGTCGGGGCGACCGGGCCGTGAGCCGCGTCGTGGCCGACGTAGTCGACGTGGGTGCGATCTATCGCCAGCCCGAGTTCGTCGATGCGCGATTCGAGGATCTCGGCGGCACGCCGCGCCTTCTCCAGCGCGTCCGGCCGGGAGTAGAGCAACTTGCCCGCGAGCTTGAACCCGGCCGGGTAGTGGATCGTGACCTTGTACTCGTCCGTCGGTTCGGTGCCCGTCGCGCCGTCGATCGCCACCCGGTCCTCGCCCACCTGCGTCACCGCCGGGCTGGTGAAGTCCGCGACCACGTCCGGCGTGACGTAGGCCGTCGGGTCGCCGATCTCGTAGACGAGCTGCTCCGCCACCGTTCCCGTCGTCACTTTGCCGCCGGTGTCGGGCGGTTTCGTGACCGTAATCCGGCCGTTTCGGTCCACCTCCGCGATGGGGAAGCCCACGTCGTCGAACGAGACGTCCCGCCACCCTCCCAGGTAGTTCCCGCCGGTCACCTGGGGTCCGCATTCGGTGAGGTGACCGGCGACCGTCCCGGCCGCGAGCAGGTCGTGATCGTCGCGCGTCCACCCGAACTCGTGAATCAGGGGACCGAGCGCGAGCGCCGGGTCCGCGACGCGGCCCGTGACGACCACGTCCGCCCCGTCGTCGAGGGCGTCCGCGATGGGGAACGCGCCCAGGTAGGCGACCGCCGCGCTGGCGGATTCGACCGCGTCGAACGGCTCGCCGGAGTCGATGTCGGCGAGGTCGTTTCCCGCGCGTTTGATCTCGGGAAGCCGGCCGAGGACGTCGTCGCCGGTGACGACCGCGACGCGGACGTCGACGCCGCGGTCGGCGGCGCGGTCCGTGACCGCGCGGGCACACGCCTGCGGATCGAGTCCGCCGGCGTTCGTGACGACCGACACGTCCCGGTCGGCGATGGTGTCGATGTGGTCGTCGACGACGAACTCGAGGAAGTCGGTCACGTAGCCCGGGCGGTCCGACCGTTCCAGACGCGCCAGGATGCCGATGGACACCTCGGCGAGATACTCGAGGGTGAGGTAGTCGACGGAGCCGTACTCGAGGAGCCGTTCGGTGGCGTCCGGATAGTCCCCCCAGAACCCCGCGCCGTTCGCGATGTCGACGGTCATTCCGAGAGTTCGTCGACGAGTTCGGTCGCGCGGTCCTCCCGGATCGCGTCCTCAGCGACCATGCGCTCGGCGATTTCGTCGACGAGGTGGCCCGGCGCGCCGGCCTGGATGGCGATGTTCTTGGCGTGCAGGCTCATGTGACCGTGCTGGATCCCCTCGCTCACGAGGGCGCGGAGGCCGGCCAGGTTCTGTGCGAGACCGACGGCCGCGAGGACGCCCGCGAACTCGTCGGCGGAGTCGACGTCGAGGATCTCCATCGCCGCCCCCGCCACCGGCTGTAACTGGGTCGCGCCCCCGACGGTGCCGATCTGGATCGGGAGTTCGATGCTGCAGACGAGGTCGCCGTCGGCGTCCACCTCGTAGTTCGAGAGGGGCGCGTAGCCGTCCCTGGCGGCGTAGGCGTGCGCGCCGGCCTCGATGGCACGCCAGTCGTTGAACGTCGCGGTGGTCACGGCGTCGATACCGTTCATGATGCCCTTGTTGTGGGTGGCGGCCCGGTAGGTGTCGCTCCGGGCGAAGGCCCCGGCGTCGACCATCCGGTCCCGGACCGTCGCACCGTCGAGTTCGCCGTCGTCCTCGGCCAGCGACTCGGGCGGGATCGTACACCGCGCCCGCGCGATGCGCCGGTCCGCGAGGTTCGAGAGGATGCGGAGTTCGACGTCGCCGCCGGTGAGCGACTCGATTTCGGGCGCGAGCGCCTCCGCCATCGTGTTGACGGCGTTGCCCCCCATCGCGTCCTGTACGTTCACGACGAGGTGGGTGACGACCATCGGCCCGCGGTCCGTATCGAGGACGCGGGCGGTGACCTCCTCACAGCCGCCGCCGTGGTCGACCAGGACGGGATCCTGCTCGTTCGCCAGGTCGATCAGGTCGTCCTCGGCTTCGAGGACGCGCTGTTTCGCGGCGAACGGATCCGCGATATCGACCGCCTGGATCTGGGCGATCATGCGGGGGCCCGTGACCTGCGTCGTGAAGCCGCCCCGCTCGCGGGCCATCCGCGCGCCGTAGGACGCCGCCGCGACGACGCTCGTCTCCTCGACGGCCATCGGGACGAGCCGATCCTCGCCGTCGATGCGGAAGTTCGTCGCGACCGAGAGCGGGTACTCCAGCGTCCCGATCACGTTTTCGCTGATCGTGTCGGCGCGGACCGGATCGAGCCCTCGGCCGTCGAGTGCGGCGACCGCGTCGTCCGAGAGGTCCGCACGCTCCGCCACGATCTCTCGACGCGCGTCGATATCCTCCTTGTAGAAGCCGGGGATGCGTGAGTCCATTCGTCCCCGGTATTGAACGATCCTTATATAAAATTACTGCAGGTCGGGCGTCCCGACGCGGTACGATGACTGTCGAGATCCGTCCGTGATCTCCCGGCGGTCCGGCCGGCAGGTAGAGTTTACTGTGTGGCGTCTCCTCGGTCGCGTATGGGTGTAACCGTCTCCGTCCCCGGGCGCATCGTCGTCGCCGGCGATCACTCCACGCTCCTGGGTGGCCCGCGCATCGCCGGCGCACTCGACGTGCGCCTCCGCGTTCGCGTCACCGAACGCGACGACGACACGATCATCGTTCGCGGTCCACTCGGACGGAAAGACACCACGCTCGGTTCGCTGTTCGACCCGGCCGACTCGACCGCCGTCCTGACTGTCAGTCGGTCCGGCCGCCGACTCCCCATCTACGCGCTCCTCCGACGGATCCTGGCGACGGTCGACCGCGACGGCCCCGACGAGTTCACGGGCTTTACCGTCGACATCGACGTCGACGAGGCGTTCCCGCTCGGCGTCGGTCTCGCGTCGTCGACGGCGCTGACCGTGGCGCTCACGGCCGCACTGACCGAGACGTTCGGGGAGCGACAGTCGAACGAGCGCGTCGCCGACCTGGTCGCCGACTTCGAGGCCGACCTCTACGAGGACGCCGCCCCCATCGATCCGGCGGTCATCGTCTCGGGCGGGCTGGTCTTCGGCGACTCGACCGTCACCGAGCGGACGACGGCCGACCTGCCGGTGCTCGTCGCCACCGCCGAGACCCGTCCCAGCAGGGCGGCGATCCGCAGCCAGGTCGAGCGCCGGCGCTCGATCACCGGGTCGCTCTACGACGACGTGCTGGCCGCGAGCGACGCGGCGACCGAGACGCTCTGGCGACACCTCCGGAACGGCGACCACGAGGCGACGCGGGAACTGATCACCTTCTACGGGGAGTTGCTCGACGCGCTCGGCTTTTCGAGCTGGCCGATGCCACAGCTCCGGTCGACGGAACTCGTCCAGGGGGCCGACACGCTGGGCGTGAAACAGTCGGACTTCGGCGAGCGCGCGACTCTGGTCTCGTTCCCGACGCCGGGCGACGACACGGCCGAACTGGAACGGACGCTCGGCCGGACGGCGGGGAGAGTGGTTTCGACGGTGACAACTTCTCGGGGGCTCGTCTACGGCGACACGCCCGAGTGACCGCGCACGGCCGGCCGGCGCGACGACGCTTCCGACCGGTCGGCCGTCGGTGGGCGGTTCCGGCGCTATCCACGCCGAAACGTACTCTCTCCGACATTTTCTGTCCCGATCTCTCAAGGGTAATTTTATAAAATTAGATGATATTGTTGCCAGTTACCATGTCGAAACGATGGAATCGTGACAGAACGGTGATTGGAGTGCTCGTGGTGTTGGTACTCATGTTAGCCGCGATGCTCGCAGGGGGATCGACGGGACAGATACTGTTTTCGTACGCGACGATAGCGCTCTTCGGGCTCTACATCCTGCTCGGGGTGGAGGGGTCGGCCGAGCGCTACTCGTACCGGCCGTTTCTCGCCGTCATCGGCGCTCTCACGGTCATTCTGGCGGTCGGGTTCGCCCTGCTGTGGAACTTCCACTTCGCGAACCCGTCGTACACGAATCCGGAGTACTGGCTCGGGTTCCCGCGGGCCACGTCCGTCCTCGTGTACTGGCTCTGGCTGCCGCCCGCGCTGGTGTTGATGTTCGCCTACCCGTACCTGTTCGAGACGTACATCTGGAGCGAGGCGGAGGCCGAGGAGTTCCGGCGGATGGACGGTCCCGAGGCGACCGACGGAGGTGAGCCGTAATGGCGGCGGACCCGCTGATCACCGGCATCGTCGTCGTCTACCTGCTGATCGTGCTCGGCATCGGCATCTGGGGATACCGACAGACCGAGTCCACCGAGGACTTCCTCATCAGCGGGAAGCGCTTCGGCATCTGGGCGGTCGCGTTCTCGGCGTTCGCGTCGATCATGAGCGGGTTCGGCTTCATCGGCGGTCCGGGCCTCTTCTACAGCGGCGGCTACGCGTTCCTCTGGATCGCCATCGTCGCCCCCCTCGCGTTCCCGATTTCGTGGTTCGTCCTCGGGAAGAAGATGCGGCTCATGGCCGAAGTGGAGCGGATCCTGA encodes the following:
- a CDS encoding AtuA-related protein, whose product is MTESAATGGSSDPDRAVRLDELAHARSGDKGDRFNVGVVAWTDDGYRRLDEQLTAERVAAFFGDLVEGEVRRYPMPNVRAFNFVCERGLDGGGQTSLRYDTQGKTYGAALLTMTLPPLSTPDDGE
- a CDS encoding acyclic terpene utilization AtuA family protein, giving the protein MTVDIANGAGFWGDYPDATERLLEYGSVDYLTLEYLAEVSIGILARLERSDRPGYVTDFLEFVVDDHIDTIADRDVSVVTNAGGLDPQACARAVTDRAADRGVDVRVAVVTGDDVLGRLPEIKRAGNDLADIDSGEPFDAVESASAAVAYLGAFPIADALDDGADVVVTGRVADPALALGPLIHEFGWTRDDHDLLAAGTVAGHLTECGPQVTGGNYLGGWRDVSFDDVGFPIAEVDRNGRITVTKPPDTGGKVTTGTVAEQLVYEIGDPTAYVTPDVVADFTSPAVTQVGEDRVAIDGATGTEPTDEYKVTIHYPAGFKLAGKLLYSRPDALEKARRAAEILESRIDELGLAIDRTHVDYVGHDAAHGPVAPTRESYNEILLRFAAKSDSRSDLRRLAMEFAPLSLAGPPAVAGLTDQGRPSPRRIVDAWPTLISKRWATPEVTVYD
- a CDS encoding hydroxymethylglutaryl-CoA reductase, degradative, producing MDSRIPGFYKEDIDARREIVAERADLSDDAVAALDGRGLDPVRADTISENVIGTLEYPLSVATNFRIDGEDRLVPMAVEETSVVAAASYGARMARERGGFTTQVTGPRMIAQIQAVDIADPFAAKQRVLEAEDDLIDLANEQDPVLVDHGGGCEEVTARVLDTDRGPMVVTHLVVNVQDAMGGNAVNTMAEALAPEIESLTGGDVELRILSNLADRRIARARCTIPPESLAEDDGELDGATVRDRMVDAGAFARSDTYRAATHNKGIMNGIDAVTTATFNDWRAIEAGAHAYAARDGYAPLSNYEVDADGDLVCSIELPIQIGTVGGATQLQPVAGAAMEILDVDSADEFAGVLAAVGLAQNLAGLRALVSEGIQHGHMSLHAKNIAIQAGAPGHLVDEIAERMVAEDAIREDRATELVDELSE
- a CDS encoding mevalonate kinase family protein codes for the protein MGVTVSVPGRIVVAGDHSTLLGGPRIAGALDVRLRVRVTERDDDTIIVRGPLGRKDTTLGSLFDPADSTAVLTVSRSGRRLPIYALLRRILATVDRDGPDEFTGFTVDIDVDEAFPLGVGLASSTALTVALTAALTETFGERQSNERVADLVADFEADLYEDAAPIDPAVIVSGGLVFGDSTVTERTTADLPVLVATAETRPSRAAIRSQVERRRSITGSLYDDVLAASDAATETLWRHLRNGDHEATRELITFYGELLDALGFSSWPMPQLRSTELVQGADTLGVKQSDFGERATLVSFPTPGDDTAELERTLGRTAGRVVSTVTTSRGLVYGDTPE